Within Streptomyces sp. NBC_00704, the genomic segment GAAGCGCGCCAAGGCGCCCGCCAAGAAGACGGCGAAGAAGGCGACCGCGAAGAAGGCGACGGCCAAGAAGGCGGCCCCGGCGAAGAAGACGGCCGCCAAGAAGACCACCGCAAAGACGACGACGGCCGCCAAGAAGACGACCACCGCCAAGAAGACGACCGCGAAGAAGGCGACGGCCTCCCCGTCGGCCTCCTCGGAGGACTGACGGCCCGACGGGTCCCAGGACCGGTCACCGTTTCTCCACGGCACGTTCGCGAAACGAACGCCCCGGCATCACTTTGGTGTCGGGGCGGTCGTACGTGCGGACGCGGGCCCCGGGGTGTCAGCCGCGGCCGATAGGCTGAAAGCATGACGCGAGCCGAGCAGCCAACGGCCCACCACCCGGCCCCGGACGACGCCCTGGTGGCCGACTCCCGCGAGCGCGCAGTGCGCGCCCTGCTGCGCGAACCGCAGCTCAAGCGCCTCTGGAGCGCGCAGTTGGTGGGCGGAGTCGCAGACGCCCTCGCCCTCCTGGTCTTCGTCCTCCTCGTCCTCCAGGCGGCCATCGCCGAAGGCTCCTTCGGCGGCGGCTACCGAGGCGTGGCGTTCGCAGTGGCGATCGTCTTCGGGGTACGGATCCTGGCCACCCTCCTCTTCGGCGCCGTCCTGCTGGGCCCGCTGACGGCACTGACGTCCCCCGAAGGCCCACTCGACCGCCGGTGGACCATGGTCGGCGCGGACGGGCTGCGCGCCGTGCTGCTGATCGTCGCCCCCCTGTGGATCGACTGGACGCCCGACGACGCACTCGCCCTGCTGCTCGTCACGGTGTTCGTGACGGGCGTCGCCGAACGGTTCTGGACGGTCGCCCGCGAGAGCGCGGCGCCCGCCCTGCTGCCCGCCCCGCCCCCGGAGGGCGCGACCGTACGACCGCTGCCCGACCACATGGACGCCCTGCGCCGCCTCTCGCTGCGCACCGGCTTCCTGACCATCCCGCTCGGCGCGGCCACCCTGGTGGTCGCCGCCCTGTTCAACAACCTTCTGGGCACCGGGATCGCCTGGTTCGACCAGCACCAGGCGGCCCTCGCCTCGTACGTCGCCGGCGGGCTCTTCGCCGGATGCCTGTCGATCGTGACCTTCCTGGAGCTGCCGGCCGTACGCACCCCGCGCCCGCGGTCGCCCCTCGAAGGCCTGCGCCGCCCCCGGACCGCCACCGGCGTCGACTCGGGCCGCACGGGCGTGATCCCGCTGCTGGTGCTCGCCTGCGCCGCCGTCGCGGGCGCGATCTCCGCGTCCGTCGCCGTGGCCGTCCTGCACGCCAAGGACCTGGGCGGCGGCCCGGTGCTCTACGGACTCCTCGTGCTCGGGCTGACCGGCGGAGTCGTCGTCGGCGTCCGCACGGCGCCCAAGGTGCTGGTGTCGCTGTCGCGGCGCCGCCTGCTCGCCCTCGCCATCGCCTTCACGGGCGTGGCGCTCCTCGCCGCCGGACTGGTCCCGGACGTCACCAGCGTGCTGCTGGTCATGGTCCTCGCGGGCGTCGGCGCGGGCGTCGCCGCCAACACCGGGCACTCCCTGCTCGACCAGGAGACCGAGGACCACCGCCGCACGCGCACGACCGAGCACCTGCACGCCGTCGTACGGGTCCTCGTGGCACTGGGCGCGGTGCTCGCCCCGCTGGTCGCGGCGCTCATCGGGCCGCACCGGCTGGAAAACGGCAAGTTCGTCTTCGCGCACGGCGGGGCCGCCTTCACGCTGATGCTGGTCGGCGCCCTACTGCTCCCGGTGGCCGCCCTGGTCCTCGCCAAGGTCGACGACCGCTCCGGCGTCCCCCTCAGGAAGGACCTGCGGGACGCACTGATGGGCGGCGACGACCCGGTGACGGCGCCCGCCGCGAACGGCTTCTTCATCGCCCTGGAGGGGGGCGACGGCGCCGGCAAGTCCACCCAGGCCGAGGCCCTCGCCGAGTGGATCAGGGCCAAGGGCCACGAGGTCGTCCTCACGCGTGAGCCGGGGGCCACGCCCGTCGGCAAGCGGCTGCGCTCGATCCTGCTGGACGTCTCCAGCGCCGGCCTCTCGCACCGCGCGGAAGCCCTGCTGTACGCGGCGGACCGCGCGGAGCACGTCGACACGGTCGTGCGGCCCGCCCTGGAGCGCGGCGCCGTGGTGATCACCGACCGGTACGTCGACTCGTCCGTGGCCTACCAGGGCGCGGGCCGCGATCTGTCCCCGACCGAGATCGCACGGATCTCGCGCTGGGCGACGGACGGCCTGGTGCCCCACCTGACGGTCCTGCTGGACGTCTCCCCGGAGGCCGCCCGCGAGCGGTTCACGGAGGCCCCCGACCGTCTGGAGTCGGAGCCCGCGGAGTTCCACGCGCGCGTGCGCGCCGGTTTCCTCACGCTCGCCGCCGCAGACCCCGGCCGCTACCTCGTCGTCGACGCGGCGCAGGAGCCCGAGGCCGTCACCACCGCCGTCCGGCACCGGCTCGACCAGCTGCTGCCCCTGTCCGAGGCCGAGATCAAGGCCCAGGAGGAGGCGCGCAGGAAGGCCGAGGAGGAGGCCCGCCGCAAGGCCGAGGAAGAAGCGGCCCGCAAGGCCGAGGAGGAGCGCCTGGAGCGTGAGCGCCAGGAGCAGCTCGCCAAGCTGCGCGCCGAGGAGGAGGAGCGCAAGCGGCGCGAGCTGGAGGAGGCGCAGCGGCGCGAGGCCGAACGGCAGGCCGAAGAGGCGCGGCTGCGGGCCGAGGAGGCACGCAAGCGCGCCGAGGAGGAGCGGGCCCGCCTCATCGCGGAGGAGAAGGCCCGCGCCGAGGAGGAGGCCCGCCGCAAGGCGGAAGAGGAGCGCCGGCGCAAGCAGGCCGAGGAGGAGGCCCGGCTGCGCGCCGAGGCCGAGAGCCGTCGGCTGGAGAAGCAGCGCAAGGCCGAGGAGGCGCTGCTGCGGGCCGAGGAGGCACGGCGAGCGGCGGAGCAGGCGGCCGCCGCCGCGCAGCTCGGCCCGAAGCCGGCCCGCTCCGGTCCCCCCGCGGGACCGGCGGTCCCGCCGGAGGCGGTGACCGTGCCCACGCCGGTGGTCACGCCGACGAACGCGTCGGGCGGCCCGGTGGACGAGACGGCGGTGCTGCCGCCGGTCCGGACGGACCGGACGGACCGGACGGACCGAACGGACAAGGAGCCCGAGCGGCCCTCCCGCCCGTCCGCAGGGACCTCCGCGAAGCGGTCTCCCGCCGGGGGAAGGGACGCCGGAGTCACGGACGCCGGGGGGACGGACGCGGAGGTCACGGCCGAGCTGCCGCAGCCGCCGCGGCCCGCGTCGGCCGTTCCCGCGGACGACGAGACGGCGGTCCTGCCTCCGGTGCGCGGCGGGCGGGGCCGGAGCGGCCCGACCGACCGGCGACTGCCCGGTCCCGAGGAGGAGACGGCCGTACTTCCTCCCGTGCGGGACGACAGCCCGTCGGACCGGGTCCCGCCGGGCTACTTCCGCGACGAGCGTGACGACCGCGACGCACGCGGCGGAGCCGGGCCGGACGGCACCGACGACCGCACCCGTGAGCTGCCGCAGCTCGACGAGGAGGGCGAGCCCCGGCACCGGCCGCGTCCGGACTGGGCCGAGGAGACCCCCCTCGACGATCTGCCGACCCTCGCGGACGAACTCCTGGGACCGCACCGGGACGACGACGGCCCCTCCGAGGGCCGGGGCGGCCGGGGCAGGCGCCGCTGAACACGCGCACTCCGGTGAACGCGCCCGCCGCCGAGAAAGGGGGGAGCGGCCCGACGACCGGGCCGCTCGCGCCTGACCCCGGCGGCCCGGCGGCCCGGCATGGCCGGGACGGGCGGGATCGCCGAGGCTTATGGGGCAAACGGGACCGATGGGACTGACGGGACTGACGGACCCGATTGTCAGTGGCTGACCGCACAATGGAAGCCACAGCGCGAATCGTGACGAAAGGGCGGGGCGACGCATGACCGTGTGGGACGACCTCATCGGCCAGGAAAAGGTGAGCGAGCAGCTGACCGCCGCCGCCCGGGACGCCGACGCGTTCGTCACCGCGGCCGCCGCCCGCACCGCCCCGCCGGAGGCGTCGAGGATGACGCACGCCTGGCTGTTCACCGGCCCGCCCGGCGGCGGCCGGACCCAGGTGGCACGGGCCTTCGCGGCCGCCCTGCAGTGCGTGAGTCCCGACCGGGCGCTCGGCGGCGTTCCCGGCTGCGGGTTCTGCGACGGCTGCCATACGGCGCTCATCGGCACCCACGCCGACGTCACCACGGTCGCGGCCGTGGGCGCCCAGATCCTCGCGGACGACATGCGCGACACCGTCCGCAAGTCGTACACCTCGCCCGCCACGGGCCGCTGGCAGATCATCCTCGTCGAGGACGCCGAGCGGCTCAACGAGAAGTCCGCCAACGCCGTCCTGAAGGCGGTGGAGGAGCCGGCGCCCCGCACGGTGTGGATGCTGTGCGCGCCCTCCCTGGAGGACGTGCTGCCCACGATCCGCTCCCGCTGCCGGCACCTGAACCTGCGCACGCCCTCGGTCGAGGCGGTCGCCGACATGCTCGTACGGCGGGAGGGCGTCGAGCCGGCCGTCGCCGCGGCCGCCGCCCGGGCCACCCAGGGCCATGTCGACCGGGCCCGGCGCCTCGCCACCGACCCCGCCGCGCGCGAGCGCCGGGCGGCCGTGCTGAAACTGCCCCTGCGCGTCGACGACGTCGGCAACTGCCTCAGAGCCGCCCAAGAGCTGGTCGACGCTGCCGCCGAGGACGCCAAACAGCTCGCGGAGGAGACGGACGGCAAGGAGACCGAGGAGCTGAAGGCGGCGATGGGAGCGGTCCAGGGCGGCCGGATGCCGCGCGGCACCGCGGGTGTGATGAAGGACCTGGAGGACAAGCAGAAGCGCCGCAGAACGCGGACGCAGCGCGACAGCCTCGACGTCGCGCTCACCGACCTGACGGCCTTCTACCGCGACGTCCTCGCGATCCAGCTGGGCTCCCGCGTCGCGATCGCCAACGCGGACGCCGAAGAGGCGCTGCAACGGCTCGCCCGCGGCAGCAGCCCGGAGTCGACCCTGCGCCGGATCGACGCCATCGCCGCGTGCAGAGAGGCCCTGGACCGCAACGTCGCTCCGCTGCTGGCGGTCGAGGCGATGACGATGGCACTGAGAGCGGGCTGACGCGGAACAGCCGCCTGACGCGGAACAGCGGCCTGACGTAGGACGGCGGCCTGACGCAGAACAGCGAGCTGGGCGCATCGAGCCTGCGTGGGGTGAGCCCAGCCTGATACGGCGGGGCAGGGATGCGGCCGGTACCGGCCCGAGCAGGCGGCGGCACCGGACCGAACCGGGGTTGTCGGTCCGGGGCCGGGGCCGGGGTCGGCAGCGGCCGGTACGAGCGGACCGCGTCGGGGCGTGGGTATGCGCACGAGCCCGCACAAGAGAACCGGCAGGAGAACCGGCAAGAGAGCGGGCGCGTGCCGGGGCGAGTCGTCGACCGGGGTTGACGGGGTCCCTCGTCCGTGGCAGTTGGCGGACGCAGGGCGTTCATCCCGTCGCACAGAGTTACGCTCGCTGAATGCACATCAGGCGCTCCCTCCGCAGGTCCCGTGCCGGCGTCACGCTGCTCTCCCTCGCCGCGCTGCTCCTCTCCGGCTGCTCCGCGAACGAGCCGGCCAGCTCCGCGGGCTCCGCGGCGGTTGCTGCGCTGGCCGCGCTGCCGCGGGCCACGCCGTCGGCGCTCTCCCCGTACTACGGGCAGAAACTGAGCTGGCGCGACTGCGGTGTTCCCGGCTTCCGGTGCGCCACCATGAAGGCGCCGCTCGACTACGCGAAGCCGGGCGCCGGGGACCTCCGGCTCGCCGTCGCCCGCAAGAAGGCGACGGGCCCGGGCAAGCGGCTCGGCTCGCTGCAGGTGAACCCGGGCGGTCCGGGCGGCTCGGCAGTGGGCTACCTCCAGCAGTACGCCGGCGTCGGCTACCCCGCCGAGGTCCGCGCCCGCTACGACATGGTCGCCGTCGACCCGCGGGGCGTGGCCCGCAGCGAACCCGTCGAGTGCCTGAACGGGCGGCCGATGGACGCGTACACGCAGACCGACACCACCCCCGACGACCAGCGGGAGAAGACCCGCCTCGTCGACGCCTTCAAAAAGTTCGCGGAGGGCTGCGGAGCGCACGCGCCCAAGCTGCTGCGGCACGTCTCCACCGTGGAAGCGGCCCGGGACATGGACATCCTGCGCGCGATCCTGGGCGACCGGAGGCTGACATACGTGGGGGCGTCGTACGGCACGTTCCTCGGCGCCACGTACGCGGGCCTGTTCCCGGACCGGGTGGGCCGGCTCGTCCTGGACGGCGCGATGGACCCGTCGCTGCCCGCCCGCAGGCTGAACCTGGACCAGACGGCGGGCTTCGAGACGGCGTTCCAGTCGTTCGCGAAGGACTGCGTGCGGCAAGCCGACTGCCCGCTCGGCGGCAAGGGCGCCAAACCGGCCCAGGTCGGCGCCGACCTGAAGGAATTCTTCCGCAGGCTCGACGCGCACCCGATCCCCACCGGCGACGCGGGGGGTCGCAAGCTCGGCGAGGCCCTCGCCACCACCGGCGTGATCGCGGCGATGTACGACGAGAGCACGTGGGAGCAACTGCGCGAGGCGCTGACCTCGGCGATCAGGGAGAACGACGGCGCGGGACTGCTCGCCCTCTCCGACAGCTACTACGAGCGCGACCCGCGAGGGCGCTACGCCAACCTGATGTCCGCCAACGCGGCCGTCAACTGCCTGGACCTCCCGGCGGCGTTCGACACCCCGGAGCAGGTCGAGAAGGCACTGCCGTCCTTCGAGAAGGCGTCCCCGGTCTTCGGCGAGGGCCTCGCCTGGGCCTCCCTGAGCTGCGCGTACTGGCCGGTCGCGCCCACGGGAGCGCCGCACCGCATCCAGGCCAAGGGCGCCGCGCCCATCGTCGTCGTCGGCACCACCCGCGACCCGGCCACGCCCTACCCGTGGGCCCGCTCCCTCGCGAGCCAGCTCGCCTCCGGCCGCCTCCTCACCTACGAGGGCGACGGCCACACCGCCTACGGCCGCGGCAGCGCCTGCATCGACTCCGCGATCAACGCCTACCTCCTCCACGGAACCCCTCCGGCGAAGGGAAAGCGCTGCTCATAGACCCCCCAACCGGCCCTCCACCCCCGCACCCCGGGCGGGTTCGGAGCACCCCCGGAAACTGTGTAGACTTACCGACGTTGCTGATCGCACCATGGTGCGGACAGCGCGCCGCCTTAGCTCAGATGGCCAGAGCAACGCACTCGTAATGCGTAGGTCTCGGGTTCGAATCCCGAAGGCGGCTCTGCCGAAGCCTCAGGACTCACTCGCCGTGACCTGGGGCTTTTGCTTTTTCCGGGGCGGAATCGGGCATGGGGAGCCGTACGGCGGGGGCACCGTGGAAGTGCCTGCGTGAGCGATGCGTGAGCGGAGTCGCTCGGGGACCTACTTCTTGGGCTTGCGGCGTGTGACCTTCTTGGCAGGCTTGGCCTGGGCTTTCGCCTCGCTCTTCCGCTGGCCGCCCTTGCCGGCGTTCTTGGCCGCGGCCTTCCTTGCCTTCTCCTTCTTCGCGGCCTTACGCGTGGCCTTCTCGGCCTCGGCCTTGCGCTGGAGGGGACGGCCTTCGCGGTCGCCTCGGCGGCGCTCTTGCCCACGTGGGGGAGCACGCTCTGGTAGATGTCACGCGTGATCCGGGTGTCGCTGTGCTCGAGGGTGTCCGACACGATGGCGATGTCGGCGGCGAGCGTGAAGGTGGCAGCGCCGTGCCGCGCATCGTGCAGGCGGATCTGCGGGAGGCCGGAAGCGGCAACCAAGCGCTCGAAGAGGTCGGTCACCTTGCCGGGGCGGAGCCAGGAGCCATCCGTGGTCGGCCGACTCCGGGTCGGCTTCCTGCCCCCTGGCCGTGCCGTCGGGGTGGGGTGGGGGGTTCGGGTGTTGTGTCCGGGGATCGTCCCTTGGCCGGCGGATTCCCGGCCGGGAAGCGGGAGTTGGCGGCGGGGAAATGGCGATTGACAGCGTGAACCAGCCAACCAGATAGTCATCTTCACATTATGAAGATTGTATGAGAGGTCTGGCGTGGCTGAAAGAACTCGGGGGAGAGCTGCCGTCGGCGCTGTCTCCCTACTGGTCGGGGCGTTGCTCACCGGCCAGATACCAGGGGCGTCCCTGCCCACCGCGGTCGCGCAGTCCTCGGACACGGCGGGGACGGGGTCCCGGGTCGCCGACGATCCCGCACCGGACACCCTTTCCCCCGCCGTCGACCGGGCGCGGGAGCAGGCCCGGAAGGCCGGCAAACGGGTCGAGGTCGTCTCCGAACGCGGCGCGAGCCGTGAGCTGTTCGTCAATCCCGGCGGCACCCTCACCGAGATCACGCACCTGGAACCGGTGCGCACCCGGCGGGCGGGCCGGTGGGTCGACATCGACACCGGTCTGCGGCGGGTGGACGGCGTGGGCATCGCGCCCGTGGCCGCCGCCAACGACGTGGTGTTCTCGGCGGGTGGCAGCAAGGACCCGCTGGTCAGGATGGTCAAGGCGGGCCGCGAGCTGTCCTTGTCGTGGGCCGGGGCCCTGCCCGCGCCGGTGCTCTCCGGGTCGTCCGTGACCTATCCGGAGGTCCTGCCGGGGGTGGACCTGCGGATGACCGCGGAGCCCGACGGCTTCTCCCAGGTCGTCGTCGTCAAGAGCGCCGAGGCGGCCGCCAACCCCGCGCTCGCCGAACTGCGGCTGCCCATGACGGGCAAGGGGCTCACCGTCCGTCCCACCGCCGACGGCGGGCTCCAGGCGGTCGACTCCCAGGCGGGCGGTGTGGCCTTCGAAGCCGCGCAGCCGGTGATGTGGGATTCCCGCGAAGCCGGAGCGAAGACGAGCACGGGCACGGAGGCCGGGGGTACGGTCCCCTCCGCCAAGTCCGCGCCCTCCGCCAAGTCCGCACCTTCTGTCGCGCCCTCCGTCAAGTCCGCGGCCGGGAAGGCTGTTTCGGCCGCCGCTCCCGTTGCCGACGAGCTGTACGAGGGGCCCGGCGAGACCTCGGCGCGGG encodes:
- the tmk gene encoding dTMP kinase; amino-acid sequence: MTRAEQPTAHHPAPDDALVADSRERAVRALLREPQLKRLWSAQLVGGVADALALLVFVLLVLQAAIAEGSFGGGYRGVAFAVAIVFGVRILATLLFGAVLLGPLTALTSPEGPLDRRWTMVGADGLRAVLLIVAPLWIDWTPDDALALLLVTVFVTGVAERFWTVARESAAPALLPAPPPEGATVRPLPDHMDALRRLSLRTGFLTIPLGAATLVVAALFNNLLGTGIAWFDQHQAALASYVAGGLFAGCLSIVTFLELPAVRTPRPRSPLEGLRRPRTATGVDSGRTGVIPLLVLACAAVAGAISASVAVAVLHAKDLGGGPVLYGLLVLGLTGGVVVGVRTAPKVLVSLSRRRLLALAIAFTGVALLAAGLVPDVTSVLLVMVLAGVGAGVAANTGHSLLDQETEDHRRTRTTEHLHAVVRVLVALGAVLAPLVAALIGPHRLENGKFVFAHGGAAFTLMLVGALLLPVAALVLAKVDDRSGVPLRKDLRDALMGGDDPVTAPAANGFFIALEGGDGAGKSTQAEALAEWIRAKGHEVVLTREPGATPVGKRLRSILLDVSSAGLSHRAEALLYAADRAEHVDTVVRPALERGAVVITDRYVDSSVAYQGAGRDLSPTEIARISRWATDGLVPHLTVLLDVSPEAARERFTEAPDRLESEPAEFHARVRAGFLTLAAADPGRYLVVDAAQEPEAVTTAVRHRLDQLLPLSEAEIKAQEEARRKAEEEARRKAEEEAARKAEEERLERERQEQLAKLRAEEEERKRRELEEAQRREAERQAEEARLRAEEARKRAEEERARLIAEEKARAEEEARRKAEEERRRKQAEEEARLRAEAESRRLEKQRKAEEALLRAEEARRAAEQAAAAAQLGPKPARSGPPAGPAVPPEAVTVPTPVVTPTNASGGPVDETAVLPPVRTDRTDRTDRTDKEPERPSRPSAGTSAKRSPAGGRDAGVTDAGGTDAEVTAELPQPPRPASAVPADDETAVLPPVRGGRGRSGPTDRRLPGPEEETAVLPPVRDDSPSDRVPPGYFRDERDDRDARGGAGPDGTDDRTRELPQLDEEGEPRHRPRPDWAEETPLDDLPTLADELLGPHRDDDGPSEGRGGRGRRR
- a CDS encoding DNA polymerase III subunit delta', producing MTVWDDLIGQEKVSEQLTAAARDADAFVTAAAARTAPPEASRMTHAWLFTGPPGGGRTQVARAFAAALQCVSPDRALGGVPGCGFCDGCHTALIGTHADVTTVAAVGAQILADDMRDTVRKSYTSPATGRWQIILVEDAERLNEKSANAVLKAVEEPAPRTVWMLCAPSLEDVLPTIRSRCRHLNLRTPSVEAVADMLVRREGVEPAVAAAAARATQGHVDRARRLATDPAARERRAAVLKLPLRVDDVGNCLRAAQELVDAAAEDAKQLAEETDGKETEELKAAMGAVQGGRMPRGTAGVMKDLEDKQKRRRTRTQRDSLDVALTDLTAFYRDVLAIQLGSRVAIANADAEEALQRLARGSSPESTLRRIDAIAACREALDRNVAPLLAVEAMTMALRAG
- a CDS encoding alpha/beta hydrolase; its protein translation is MHIRRSLRRSRAGVTLLSLAALLLSGCSANEPASSAGSAAVAALAALPRATPSALSPYYGQKLSWRDCGVPGFRCATMKAPLDYAKPGAGDLRLAVARKKATGPGKRLGSLQVNPGGPGGSAVGYLQQYAGVGYPAEVRARYDMVAVDPRGVARSEPVECLNGRPMDAYTQTDTTPDDQREKTRLVDAFKKFAEGCGAHAPKLLRHVSTVEAARDMDILRAILGDRRLTYVGASYGTFLGATYAGLFPDRVGRLVLDGAMDPSLPARRLNLDQTAGFETAFQSFAKDCVRQADCPLGGKGAKPAQVGADLKEFFRRLDAHPIPTGDAGGRKLGEALATTGVIAAMYDESTWEQLREALTSAIRENDGAGLLALSDSYYERDPRGRYANLMSANAAVNCLDLPAAFDTPEQVEKALPSFEKASPVFGEGLAWASLSCAYWPVAPTGAPHRIQAKGAAPIVVVGTTRDPATPYPWARSLASQLASGRLLTYEGDGHTAYGRGSACIDSAINAYLLHGTPPAKGKRCS